TTACCACGGACCGTCGGGGGTTTCCATTTCCAGCACCCGCCAGCAGTACCAGCTGGCCACCGTTCGATACGGCGCCCAGAGTTCGGCGATTTCGATGCAGGTCTGCTTGTCGGGACGGGTCTCCAGTTCGTAGATCGTCTGGATGCCGTTCTGAATTCCCAGGTCGTCATGCGGGAACACATCGGGACGACAAAGGCCGAACATCAGAAACATCTGCGCCGTCCACTGACCAATGCCCTTAACCTGCACCAGTTCCGCGGTCACCTCATCATCGGTCATTGTGTGCATCTTATGCAGCCGCACCTGTTTTTCAAGTACCATCTCCGCCAGGTGATGCACGTAGTTCGCCTTCTGTGCAGAGAGTCCTACCGAACGCAGTTCTTCGTGAGAGAGCTGCATGATCTTTTCTGCGCTCGGCTGCCCTTTTCCGGTCAACGCATGCAGACGTTTGTAAATCGTCCGGGCCGCGGACGTGGAAATCTGCTGTGAGACGATCGACCGCAGCAGCAGTGCAAACCGATAACGATACGGCTTCAACGAACAGACGCCAATGTTGTCAATCACCGGCTTGAGCCTGGGATCGACTTTTCGCAGATGCAGTGAAGCTTCTGCAAACGACTTCGCGTGGTCGCTCATTGCAGTTTCCCGGCAGGCGTGTGTTCAGCCAGGTCGGCAATCATATCATGCGTGGCCGCTTCCACTGCCTGCTCCCATTCTTCCGGAGCAAATTTCTCGGAATACGGTTCCTTTCGAATCGCGAAGTTGATTCCCCGCGAACTGTTGATGATCGCGCCCAGCCCTTCCGCATCGAAGGCACCCGCAACATCACCGGCTCCCGCCCCCTGGCTCCCATAACCGGGCACCAGCAGCGGAGTATGCGGCATCAATTCCCGCAGTTGTGTCAGCTCTTCCGGATAGGTCGCCCCCACCACCGCACCAATGGCGCCGTAATGTCCGTTGCCCGTTGTATTCAATGCGAGATCATTCACGACCGCCGCCACGCATTCATACAAAGTATGGCCGTCTGTTTTTCGATCCTGAAAGGTCCCCGCACCCGGGTTACTCGTTCGGACCAGCACGTAAATCCCCGCCCCCCGTTCGACGGCCACTTTTACAAACGGCTGGAGTGTATCACTGCCCAGGTAGGGATTGACTGTCAGACAGTCTGCCGCCCAGATGGCACTCTCGGGATCTTCGCCTGCCAGGTATGCACGGGCATACGCTTCTGCCGTCGAGCCGATGTCTCCCCGCTTCGCATCACAGATCACAACCAGTCCCGCTTCACGCGCCCGCTTAATCACACGCTGCAGCGCGAGACAACCGGCGGGCCCCCATTCTTCGAAGAACGCGGCCTGCGGTTTGACCGCAGGTACCAGAGGGGCGACCACATCGATCATCCGAAAACAGAATTCCTCAAAAGCAGCCGCAACGATCTCCGCTTTGCTGGAATGTTTCGCTTCCGCAGCAGATACGATCTCCTCGGGAAGCCAGTCAAAGCGGGGGTCCAGGCCGACCAGAGCGGGTGTTTTTTTACTGCGGATGGCGGCATTCAGACGATCAGAAAAGTGGTGCATCAGTTAACTGCTTTCAGAGATACAGGTTAGGGCATTTTCAATATCAGAAGGTTCGAGGTTTTCCTTCATGAATCATACTAAATTAAGCCGACAATGGAATAATGAGGGTTTTTGAAATCCCGATCCACGGCAGAGTTTTCACC
The DNA window shown above is from Gimesia chilikensis and carries:
- a CDS encoding DNA-3-methyladenine glycosylase family protein — translated: MSDHAKSFAEASLHLRKVDPRLKPVIDNIGVCSLKPYRYRFALLLRSIVSQQISTSAARTIYKRLHALTGKGQPSAEKIMQLSHEELRSVGLSAQKANYVHHLAEMVLEKQVRLHKMHTMTDDEVTAELVQVKGIGQWTAQMFLMFGLCRPDVFPHDDLGIQNGIQTIYELETRPDKQTCIEIAELWAPYRTVASWYCWRVLEMETPDGPW
- the pyrF gene encoding orotidine-5'-phosphate decarboxylase, giving the protein MHHFSDRLNAAIRSKKTPALVGLDPRFDWLPEEIVSAAEAKHSSKAEIVAAAFEEFCFRMIDVVAPLVPAVKPQAAFFEEWGPAGCLALQRVIKRAREAGLVVICDAKRGDIGSTAEAYARAYLAGEDPESAIWAADCLTVNPYLGSDTLQPFVKVAVERGAGIYVLVRTSNPGAGTFQDRKTDGHTLYECVAAVVNDLALNTTGNGHYGAIGAVVGATYPEELTQLRELMPHTPLLVPGYGSQGAGAGDVAGAFDAEGLGAIINSSRGINFAIRKEPYSEKFAPEEWEQAVEAATHDMIADLAEHTPAGKLQ